A region of the Corynebacterium endometrii genome:
CACCCGTGGCGCCGCGGCCCTCGACCAGCATGTTCCAGAACTCACGGGTGTTGTTCGCTCCCGGGAAGCGGCCAGCCATGCCCACGATGGCGATGTCCGCATGCCCCTCGGCCGGCGCGGTGGCCCGGCGCGGGCTGCGCTGCGGCCGTGCGGATTCAGAGCCGTTAATCAGGTGGTCCGCCAGCTGCGCGATGGTGGGATGCTCATAGGCGACGGTGGCGTCCAGGCGGCGGCCCAGCAGGGTCTCCAGCTCGCCGGACAAGACCACGGCGTCGCGGGAGGACAGGCCAAAGTTCTCCAACGGCTTGGTATCCGTAATTTCCTCTGCGTCAACCCCAGTAGTCTCAGCTACCCAGTTGCGCAGCCAGCCGCGTAGTTCTTCTACGGTCATCAAAAAATCAGGTCCTTTTGTGTTGGTTGTGCAACCGGCTTGCCGCTTACCGCGCCGGTGCGTCCACCGACGGGGTACAGGCAGCGACAAGCCCATCACAGACATATCGTCTCATTGTCTCACCTTGTTACAGATGTCACTTGGTGTGACACTCGAGGTAAGCCGTGCGGTGTCCGTGATGGGCTGGTCGAAGGTTAGCTCGTGGTCTCAGGGGCCTTAGTGGCCTTAGGGGCCTTAGCCCTCGAGGAAGGCCTTCTTCGCGATGCGGCGGGCAATCTTGCCCGAGGAGGAACGGGAAATGCCGTGCGGCTCGAGGAACGCGATGGTATCCGGGGTCACGCCGTGGTTCTTGGTCACGGCCGCGCGGATGGCTTCCTCGGCGGCGCCGTCACCGGAAGCGTCGGCGTTATCAGCGCGCTCGACAAGCAGGATGAGCTTCTCCGTGTTGTCACCCTCAACGGAGAATGCGGCAACGGAATCCGGGCGGACGTGCTGGGATGCGCCCATGACGGTGCCCTCAATGTCCTGCGGGTAGTGATTGCGGCCGGCAATGACAATCAGGTCCTTGAGGCGGCCGGTGATATACAGGTGGCCGTCGATGATGGTGCCCAGGTCGCCGGTGGCCATCCAATTGTTGGCCTCGGGGGCACCGTCCACGCGGGAGCCCTCCGCCAGGCGCTCGCCCAGGGCATTGCGGAAGGTGTCCGCGGTTTCATTCTCGCGGCCCAGGTATCCCTGGGCCATGTTGTCTCCGTAGACCCAGATGTCACCGATATGGCCATCGGGCAGCTCCGCCTTGGTCTCCGGGTCCACGATGGTCATCCACTGCGGCCTGACCACCTGGCCGTTGGAGGCGAAAGGAACGGAAGACTCAGACTTGTCCACGATGACGGCGCGGCCTTCAGCCAGCGCCTCGCGGTCGAAGTGGGAAATCAGCGGGCGGTCCGGGGTTTGAGGGGTGGCAACCAGCAGCGACGCCTCGGCCAGGCCGTAGGACGGGCGGACCGCCTCCGAGCGCAGGCCGTGCTTGGAGAAGGTCTCCACGAAGTTATTGACCGCGGACTCGGTCACCGGCTCCGAACCGACGATGATTCCATCAACCTTGGACAGATCCATATCTTCGCCCTCGGCCGGCTGGCCGTAGCGCACGGCAAGCTCCAGCGCGAAGTTCGGCACCACGGTGTAGACGCCGCCGAGTTGTTCGTCCTGCGGATTCTTGTTCAGTTGATCCAGCCAGCGCTTCGGCTGCTGAATGAAGTCACGGGGCGCCATCAAATCGATAGGCAGGCCCAGGATGAGAACGAACGCGGCCAGGATGATGCCCATATCGTGATGCAGCGGCAGCCAGGAGACCAGGCGCATCGGCACTTTCAAATCGGCAGCACGGAAAATCTGCAGCACGTTAGTGAGGATCGACCTGTTGGTCAGCACCACGCCCGCGGGGGTGCGGGTGGAGCCGGAGGTGTACTGCAGGAAGGCCACCTGGTCGATCGGCATGGTGGTGGACGTTGCCGCCATCTGCTGTCCGGCCAGCGTGGCGGACGGATTCTGGTAGGAGGCCGCCAGGGAATCCGGCAGGGAGTCGACGGCCAGCACGCGTGGGCGCTCGCGGGAAGGGACGTTAGCGAAGAACTTGCGCACGGCGCCCGCGGACGAGGTGTTCGTCAGGACGATCCGTGGATTCGCGTCAT
Encoded here:
- a CDS encoding FadD32-like long-chain-fatty-acid--AMP ligase, with the protein product MDLHAAMSQFFNEKGEITLAPQLSLAGLSELMYQGDLQTGGGDRRCMRFWDFSESREGKAVDYTRQEINTRIKAVAARLQQVGTIGDRCAILAGNSPEYVFAFLGALYAGMVPVPLYDPNEPGHADHLKAVFDDANPRIVLTNTSSAGAVRKFFANVPSRERPRVLAVDSLPDSLAASYQNPSATLAGQQMAATSTTMPIDQVAFLQYTSGSTRTPAGVVLTNRSILTNVLQIFRAADLKVPMRLVSWLPLHHDMGIILAAFVLILGLPIDLMAPRDFIQQPKRWLDQLNKNPQDEQLGGVYTVVPNFALELAVRYGQPAEGEDMDLSKVDGIIVGSEPVTESAVNNFVETFSKHGLRSEAVRPSYGLAEASLLVATPQTPDRPLISHFDREALAEGRAVIVDKSESSVPFASNGQVVRPQWMTIVDPETKAELPDGHIGDIWVYGDNMAQGYLGRENETADTFRNALGERLAEGSRVDGAPEANNWMATGDLGTIIDGHLYITGRLKDLIVIAGRNHYPQDIEGTVMGASQHVRPDSVAAFSVEGDNTEKLILLVERADNADASGDGAAEEAIRAAVTKNHGVTPDTIAFLEPHGISRSSSGKIARRIAKKAFLEG